The DNA sequence tagctagctgcattgaccctgcccttgataaaacacagtggaccaacaccagcagctgacacggcaccccagaccatcactgactgtgggtacttggcactggagttctggcattttggcatttccttctccccagtcttcctccagactctggcaccttgatttccgaatgacatgcagaatttgctttcatctgaaaaaagtactttggaccactgagcaacagtccagtgctgcttctctgtagcccaggtcaggcgcttctgccgctgtttctggttcaaaggtggcttgacctggggaatgcagcacctgtagcccatttcctgcacacgcctgtgcacggtggctctggatgtttctactccagactcagtccactgcttccgcaggtcccccaaggtctggaatcggcccttctccacaatcttcctcagggtccggtcacctcttctcgttgtgcagcgttttctgccacactttttccttcccacagacttcccactgaggtgccttgatacagcactctaggaacagcctattcgttcagaaatgtctttctgtgtcttaccctcttgcttgagggtgtcaatagtggccttctggacagcagtcaggtcggcagtcttacccatgattggggttttgagtgatgaaccaggctgggagttttaaaggcctcaggaatcttttgcaggtgtttagagttaactcgttgattcagatgattaggttcatagctcgtttagagacccttttaatgatatgctaattttgtgagatatgaattttgggttttcatgagctgtatgccaaaatcatccgtattaagacaataaaagacctgaaatatttcagttagtgtgcaatgaatctaaaatatatgaatgttaaattttcatcattacattatagaaaataatgaactttatcacaatatgctaatattttgagaaggacctgtacatgccaAGTGGTTGTTTGGGAGGCATGCAAGGCTAAAAAACCTGGAAAAAAGTGCCTCATGTCGATTGTTAGGTATGAGGAAGGAGCTGTGATGCCGTGGGACTTCATCCATTATGTAAAATGCCACCAACAGCAGGAAAGACTCCTTATCATCCACTAGGACGAACGTGTGCCAGTGAAACAAGACTCATCATCACATTAGAAACCTTTTTAACATAAAACACCACTAAGAAAAAGAGTATTTGTTGCCTTTTTTGAACTTCCAGGACAAAATGGCTGTTGGCAGTAATTAATTGCTAATATTCatcataaaaatgttgaaatcagTCTGAAAATTGTCAATTGCAAAAactcaatatttattttcataataaattacaaaaagacATTAGGCTGCTACTAAACTATTTAAACCTATATAAACATATCCACAAAGACACATTAGAACAAATAACAGATTTAAATCATTAACTGACTTTATAATAAGAGTTATTACTTCGAAGCTTTCAAGTCTTGTCCATTAAATTTAAAGCAGGCCATtatgtgctttgttttttgtctttagtcAGGGCTTTAATGAAATATTAGGCCCCAAAATACATTCACTAACATTCTAAAGATGGCAACTAATTTACATTAAGACACATGGAAACTAACCAAGACTATTTTATATTTATCCCtctgttttaattagttttcatCCCACTATCATCTTAACATCCTTCACTAAAATGTTCTTGAGTAATTTGGCCAGCTTTCCTCGAGGTTTCTCGTCCCACTGCTTCATAAAGCCCCCGTTTTGTTTTGATGCAGGTGGACTGCCCCATCTGAAGTGACTCATCCTGTAGGTCTCAGCTTTTCTCTGCGGCAGGCCTGGTGGTGCTCGAGACCTGAACTCTGTTCTGGACCTCAGCAAGTCCTGATTTTGATGGTTTCCTTTACCTCCCTTTGCTTCAGCCTTGTTCCAGCTCAGATGCCTGCGAGCCCGCAGGGGGAAGGCCTCCTCCTCCAGCGTTCCAGAGGGAAACACTTTAAGAGGTCTGCGCCTTCGGCCTAAGGGCTTCCCCCAGCGGAAATGCTCCATAGCGTAGGAGCGACGCTGATCATTGTGGGCTTTCAGATCTTCCTCTGTTACTTTGCCTTCAGAAGCCAGAGTGGAAAGAATGAGACTGAGTAACAGGTCACCCTTATCATTATCCACAGGATCATCCAAATCATCATACTCCTGCTGATCTGTTACACTGAGTGGTTTGAAATCAGGTTGGTTTGCAGACGTGCAGAGTTGAAGACAGTCCTGTGGATGGGAGACAGACAGCAGCAACATTTAATAATACAATTATCTGCGCTCCCCGTAggtaaggcaagtttatttgtatagcacattttaacaacaaagcaattcaaagtgctttacatgatgaaaatatCAGAAAACATAAAGGGCTGCAAATATaatgatgtttcagttaataaCTTAACAGTCAAATACAACTCTAAACAAGAGTTTTaaccttgataaaaaaaaagaactcagGGTTTCAGCTTTTTTGATTCAGCATAAGAATTAAATGctgtttctccatgtttggttctgattctggggacAGAGtagaaccagaagacctgagaggacGCGGGCATCCACGGATTGGTTTGTTCTAAGCATCTAGCCAATGCTTGAACAGgctcatagtcacctggtgccATTGTAATGTAGAGCTGTGCATTATCGGTGTAGTTATGGTAATTTATTTATCTTGTTGTTTGTTATAATCTGAGCTTGGGGAGTATATAGATATTGAATATGAGGGGTCCCAGGATGGAACCTTTGGGAACCCTGCATATGATTTTTGTTAACTCTGATGTGAAGTTACCTATTGACAGAAAAAAAGTCCTTCAAATAAGACTCAAAGCAGCTAAGTGTAATATACCATGAcaaacagtgtcaaatgctgtgCTGAGGTCCAGTAATACCAGCACCGTGGTTCTTCCGCAGTCTGCATTTAtgtggatgtcattgaacactttgacaagagcagtctctgtactgtgttGAGCATGGAAACCTGACTAGAAGACACCAAAACAGCTGGACATTGTTAAGAAggtgtttaactgttgaaactattttttcagtaattttaCCTATAAATGGGAGATTTGAGATGGGCCTGTAATTTTGCAATATCAACTTGTCCAGAATATTCTTTTTTCAACCGTGGTTTATAACTTGCTgtcctgggggaaaacacctgacaaaagagatgagtttattatttgaatcaaatcagAAGCTATGACTGGCAAAACCTTCTTAAAGAAAGCTGAGGGTAAAATATCAAGACTGTAGGAGGAGGAACTTCGTTGATGAATAATTTCTTCTTAGCTTTGGTTGCTGATTTGGTAGAATTGTCATTTTGttcaaatttgttttgattGGACATTCAGCCAGCCATGCATGCATCCATCCTATTGGTCAAAGCTGGAAGCAAAGTGCAATAACCTCATTGTTCACCCTTAAGCCTATATTTAATACTATACAGCCCTCTCAagaatttattttgttcttggttttggcttggccattccaaaattaaaattttcccTCTTTGGGGTCATTCTTATGCAAGGAAAATATGTTATGTcgaaaaatgttattttgaaaaataaaattcagcttCACCTTGTCTACCTCAAAGCTAAAGGTTTTGAAAGGTCCTTAGTGCAATTAAATGGAGAATACAAGAGACTGTTGTCACATATGCAATATGTCCTTGTTAATTCCTGCAGCTCCCGCAGCACTGCTGTCTGCCATGGATAACTGATTATGTTATAAAATCAGGGAGcaaatttgaaaaaacattaatttcatcttttttttccatgactGAAAACAGCCAGACTGGAGCGATCACCTTGAGATGAAGgaacttttattttcagtttagaCTGGCACATGGGTTGAGGAGGGTAAAGGAAGGTGGGACTGAAATGGGGTGAATATTTCTAGTTTTCTCATTTATATTCTGCTTAGCAGAACAAAAATATATGCACGACAACAATTTCTAAGTCTATCTGACTGCAgagggtgatcagctttctttgGGTCATAAACGAGGGAGTAAAAACATATGATCAGTTTGTAGCTTGTCTTTTCAATAACCTTGGAGAAACATTGAGTTTTATTGCTACCCACATTTCTTCTCCAGCTGTTGATGAAAAAATGCTTTAGAACCTTTCCAGACTCATACCTTTGTACAGTGGGTTACTTCGTATCCTTTGCAACCTCTCTGCCAACTATGGCTTCAGCTAAAACttgcaaatgtgaaaaagtcagGAAATACAAGAATAGCTAAAGTTTATTTCTGGTTAATCACATTCAGTGGAACACTGAATGCGCACTTTTGAGAGCAGCTGTGTGTGTTGCTACCAGCTCAAAAATTACTACTTTGACTGCTTACAGTTTTTGATGACTGTCCTTTGAAATAATGTTCTGCCCTCAGGAGCCTTCTCTTCTTAAAACGAAGGGGGAAAATGGAAATACAAGAGCAAAAgattgttaataattattattaatattatattgACTGATCTGgccttttttttaagtttaaaactaACATTGAATCAATGATAAATAGTGAAAACTTGTGGTATTTCTTAAATGTTAAGTCAAGATTGAAAAACAACTTATTTAAATCTTTATCAAATTTAGACAAATGTTATTCACAAAGATCgacatgaaaaaagaaacaatttggTAACCATTTCTGATTAAACAATTTTCCTGTATAATTTCAGTTTAGTAATAGcaga is a window from the Girardinichthys multiradiatus isolate DD_20200921_A chromosome 15, DD_fGirMul_XY1, whole genome shotgun sequence genome containing:
- the LOC124881661 gene encoding pro-opiomelanocortin-like — encoded protein: MVGRSWLLMVLMGFLFSSGSGSICLESSACNDLSDKDEIHDCLQLCTSANQPDFKPLSVTDQQEYDDLDDPVDNDKGDLLLSLILSTLASEGKVTEEDLKAHNDQRRSYAMEHFRWGKPLGRRRRPLKVFPSGTLEEEAFPLRARRHLSWNKAEAKGGKGNHQNQDLLRSRTEFRSRAPPGLPQRKAETYRMSHFRWGSPPASKQNGGFMKQWDEKPRGKLAKLLKNILVKDVKMIVG